The Paraflavitalea devenefica genomic interval CTGCTTCAAAAAACTTCCATCCTTAGTTATTCCCCCAGAATTTTATTCTTCCAGGAGCTTCCTTCTATTACACACCATATATCGTCCTAAAATGAAAAAAGACCGTCTCATTCTTTTGAGACGGCCTCTTCGCTTTTATTGAGCGGGCAGTATTTCTAACATTTCCCTTGCCCATGTATTATTGGCATCTTTGATTATTATCTGTTCACAAATGGCACGAGCCTCTTTCAATTGCCCTTTTTTCTGAAGCTCATGCGCTTGCTCCTCTAATTTATGTACTTCAAGTTGTTTCAGGTTGACTTTAGCAAATTCATTGTTGGCATCTCTTTCAAGAATTACTTTATACAGCCTGACGGCTTCATCGAGTTTTTGCTCCTGGTGCAGGTTGTAAGCCCTATAAGCAAGCCAGGAAGTGGAAAATGGGCTCCAGAAAACGGTGGAGGTGAGCACAACTATCAAGCTTATTGCCAGCGCCCATTGGGTTAATTTGTTGTACTTTGACAGATACGCCAGCGCCATACCCCATAACAAACCGCCTATAAGCATTCCGGTAGCTAAATTCCAGGTGTTTGTTCTTGCAAGGACAAAACAAAGAATTATCCAGCCAAAAAGAGTAATAACGGCCACCCGGTTAAGGTAATCTTTATATTCCGGGGTAAGTTTACCCTTAATGTAGATATATCCGAACAAAGCATAATCAACGCCTGCGAGACCTATACCTGGTGAGTCGGAAAAGGAAAGCTGTACTACTGAGCCAACAAAAGCAGCGGTCACGATCAGTAGTATATAAAAGGGCTTACCGCTCTCAAATTCAATTTTCTTTCCCAATACCCAAAACCAATAGAGGTTAAACCCTATCTGCCAGACTTCAAGGTGTAAAAAAGCGGAAGTAAAAAGTGACCATATACCTCCGTTAAAAATGTCAGCAGAAGATAGCGCGCCCCATTTCCCGTATGCTTCCCAGGTGTTTTTATTTTCTTCGAAATTAATACCAACATAAAGAATAACACATAGCAAACAGCAGGCAGCGGTAACAAGCGGGAAATACTTCCTGAATGGATTCGTATCCGGTATTACATCAAAGGTTTCTATCATGTTCAGGGGTTATTGCCCGTAAATATACACAAGCCGGCCGTTACTGCAATATGCCCGTTACATAGGAAGATAACTTAACAGGCGGCGGCACCAATCCGTTTCCAGTAAATGATCGTGCCGGTAAGGCCGCCATGCGGCTTCAGGGCGAAGTCGGGGATCACACCCGTTCTTTGGAAACCTAATTTGTCATAGAGCCCGGCAGCCCCTTCCTCTTCTGCTGTATCCAGCGTCAGCAGCGTTCGGCCATTGTCAATGGCCAACTGTTCGGCCACCTCCATCAGTGAGCGGGCAATGCCCCTGCCACGATAGCTTACCCGGGTCATCATCTTTGCAATCTCTCCACGGTGCGGCTGATTGGGCGGACAGTCGAGCAATAAGGTAACGGTTCCCACCAGCAGGTCGCCATCAAAAGCGCCCAGCACAATACGTTCACCACGGTCGGCTGCCGCCAGGGAAGCTGTCCAGAAGGCAGTGGCTGCCTCCGGCGCCAGTGGGTGCATAAAACTCACAGAGCCACCATGGGCCACTGTTTCAATGATCAGTTCGGCCAGCGCAGCAACAACAGGCGGTTGATTAGTAAGACGTATAATATTAAACTTTGGAGGCATATAGTTATTTCTCATAATAAAGATAGTACCGGATGTGGAAAAGAAGGGTTTATATTTACAAGCTAAAAATCAGTAATGAACTATAGAACATTCAAAGAGGCACAGGTAGCTGAGGTTGGACTGGGCACCTGGCAATTGGGCAGCGCCGACTGGGGAACGATCAACGAAGCTGAGGCCTTCAGCATTTTACAAGCCTATACCGATGCAGGCGGTAATTTTATTGATACGGCCGATGTATATGGTATGGGGGTGAGTGAGACCATTATTGGCAAATTCCTGAAAACAGTTAAGAAAGATATCTATGTAGCCACCAAGTTGGGCCGCCGCGGCGATGCACCCAATGGCTGGCCGCAGAACTTCAGCTACGATGCCATGAAACGGCATGCAGAGGATTCCTTACAGCATTTGGGCGTGTCGCAATTGTTCTGCGAACAACTGCATTGCATACCTACGGAGGAAATGCGCAGCGGCAAGGTATTTGACCACCTGCGTAAGTTGCAGCAGCAAGGATTGATCCGGCATTTCGGCGCCAGCGTGGAGACCTCAGAAGAAGCGCTGATCTGCCTGGAGCAGGAAGGCCTGGCATCCCTGCAGATCATCTTCAACCTGTTCAGGCAGCATGTGGCCGATGAAGTGTTTGCCCGGGCACAGGAAAAAGGCGTAGCCATCATTGTACGCGTACCTTTGGCCAGTGGCCTGTTAAGCGGCCGGTTCACCACTGATGCTACTTTCCCTGGTAAAGACCATCGCAACTACAATGCCAATGGTGAATCCTTCAATGCCGGCGAGACCTTCTCGGGCGTTGAATTTAAAGAAGGTGTACGCCTGGCCAATGAAATGAAGGGTATGCTACCGGACGATCGCATGGCCCAATGGGCTATCCGCTGGATATTGGACCATCCCGGCGTCACTACGGTCATTCCCGGCGCTTCCAAAACCAGCCAGGTACACAGCAATGTAGCCGCTTCCGCCCTATCACCTTTATCAGCCTCTACCCACCAGCAATTAAGAAAACTGTATGATGAACAGATCCGGCAGCAGATAAGAGGACATTTTTAAAATACGGCCGCAATAATCTATTAAAACGGGAACTTATGGCGCACCCAAAGTATTTACATCCCCGCCTGAAGATTGCATTGCCTTTATGGACTGCTATTTGTCCAATCATCGGGTTGGTGTTATTACTTCTTCTCAGGGAAGAACATGCTGGTATTGTTGATGCGCTGATGGGTATAGCGCTCATCAGTGTAGTATTGTCGGCCGTGCACCATGCGGAAGTGGTGGCCCATAAAGTAGGAGAACCTTATGGAACGCTCATTCTTGCATTGGCCATTACTGTGATCGAGGTTTCGTTGATCGTCACCATCATGTTATCCGAAGGGGAGCAAGGGTCTACATTAGCCCGGGACACGGTTTTTGCCGCCATCATGCTTATTCTTACCGGCATCATTGGTTTATGCCTGCTACTGGGAGGCTTTCGCTACAAGGAACAATTATTTGTGAAGCAAGGGGTCAGCGCTTCGCTGGTAACGCTCTCTGCCATCTCTATATTAACCCTGGTATTGCCCAATTACACCACCAGTGTATTGGGCCCTGTTTATTCTACCAGCCAACTCCTGTTTGTGGCACTTGTTTCTTTGGTTTTGTATTTGAGCTTCGTTATGATACAGGCTGTTCGTCACCGGGACTATTTTCTCCCGGAAGATAATTCCGGTGAAGAGGACATCCATGCTGAGCCACCATCCAATCTTACCGCCATTACCAGTTTGGCATTACTGCTCCTGGCCCTGGCAGTAGTAGTGATCTTGTCGAAAAAACTGTCGCCTGCCCTGGAAAAAATTGTATTGGGCCTGGGCGCTCCCAAAAGCCTGGTTGGCGTTATCATCGCTACCGTGATCCTGTTGCCGGAAGGATTAGCCGCCATCCGGGCTGCCCGGAAAAACAGGCTACAAACAAGTTTGAACCTGGCCCTGGGCTCGGCGCTGGCCAGCATCGGCTTAACCATCCCTGCCGTTGCTGTTGTAGGATACTTTACCGGTTTTACGATTACCCTGGGCATTGATACCAAATCCACCTTATTATTGGTGCTTTCCCTGTTCACCATCAGCATTTCATTTGGCGCCGGCCGCACCAATATTTTACAGGGCATCGTATTACTGGTGATCCTTGCTACTTATTTATTCACGACAGTGGTTCCTTAACAGCAGATCAGGAGGCATTTTTGATTCACCCCCCCCTTGCAGATATACAGGAAAAACTGCAGTTATCCGTTAAATCAGGCAGCTAATAAATGGGACAGCAACGAATCGCTGTCCCCTCCTTGTTTATTTATTTTTACGGATGTCAATGACAGGGTATACCTGTTACCAACAGTCCTTAAACTAATAAACATTGTACATGAAAAAGCTGCATTTTACCATTTCCTTTTTTTGCTTTCTGATTATTACCGCTCTTTCCTGTAAGAAAGAGTGCCCTGCCCCACCAACGCCCCCGGCGCC includes:
- a CDS encoding rhomboid family intramembrane serine protease is translated as MIETFDVIPDTNPFRKYFPLVTAACCLLCVILYVGINFEENKNTWEAYGKWGALSSADIFNGGIWSLFTSAFLHLEVWQIGFNLYWFWVLGKKIEFESGKPFYILLIVTAAFVGSVVQLSFSDSPGIGLAGVDYALFGYIYIKGKLTPEYKDYLNRVAVITLFGWIILCFVLARTNTWNLATGMLIGGLLWGMALAYLSKYNKLTQWALAISLIVVLTSTVFWSPFSTSWLAYRAYNLHQEQKLDEAVRLYKVILERDANNEFAKVNLKQLEVHKLEEQAHELQKKGQLKEARAICEQIIIKDANNTWAREMLEILPAQ
- a CDS encoding GNAT family N-acetyltransferase, with product MRNNYMPPKFNIIRLTNQPPVVAALAELIIETVAHGGSVSFMHPLAPEAATAFWTASLAAADRGERIVLGAFDGDLLVGTVTLLLDCPPNQPHRGEIAKMMTRVSYRGRGIARSLMEVAEQLAIDNGRTLLTLDTAEEEGAAGLYDKLGFQRTGVIPDFALKPHGGLTGTIIYWKRIGAAAC
- a CDS encoding aldo/keto reductase, which codes for MNYRTFKEAQVAEVGLGTWQLGSADWGTINEAEAFSILQAYTDAGGNFIDTADVYGMGVSETIIGKFLKTVKKDIYVATKLGRRGDAPNGWPQNFSYDAMKRHAEDSLQHLGVSQLFCEQLHCIPTEEMRSGKVFDHLRKLQQQGLIRHFGASVETSEEALICLEQEGLASLQIIFNLFRQHVADEVFARAQEKGVAIIVRVPLASGLLSGRFTTDATFPGKDHRNYNANGESFNAGETFSGVEFKEGVRLANEMKGMLPDDRMAQWAIRWILDHPGVTTVIPGASKTSQVHSNVAASALSPLSASTHQQLRKLYDEQIRQQIRGHF
- a CDS encoding calcium:proton antiporter, encoding MAHPKYLHPRLKIALPLWTAICPIIGLVLLLLLREEHAGIVDALMGIALISVVLSAVHHAEVVAHKVGEPYGTLILALAITVIEVSLIVTIMLSEGEQGSTLARDTVFAAIMLILTGIIGLCLLLGGFRYKEQLFVKQGVSASLVTLSAISILTLVLPNYTTSVLGPVYSTSQLLFVALVSLVLYLSFVMIQAVRHRDYFLPEDNSGEEDIHAEPPSNLTAITSLALLLLALAVVVILSKKLSPALEKIVLGLGAPKSLVGVIIATVILLPEGLAAIRAARKNRLQTSLNLALGSALASIGLTIPAVAVVGYFTGFTITLGIDTKSTLLLVLSLFTISISFGAGRTNILQGIVLLVILATYLFTTVVP